The Zingiber officinale cultivar Zhangliang chromosome 10A, Zo_v1.1, whole genome shotgun sequence genome contains a region encoding:
- the LOC122026667 gene encoding uncharacterized protein LOC122026667 has protein sequence MAIDNPSATIQVTRPSQSSFSSSSENMTPLHVSAATVNGDGYDSDGSYFAPPLDSLCHHTSSKENLTTFMIRLLFEVLNACLQIMGGSGLYQSESESEDDGLDMGDDDDVEEPENEPEAVRKEPTIEKPAPVSAPPKDGERQLSKKELKKKEMAELDALLHEMGIANKDSNTAQNETADKKQLEQSSEGEKKESVGAPSENRILKKKKSKKEKSSKEQEEHDQNKKKGDIEAEVADASAVNVKERIKKVASMRKKKSSKEMDAEQLNKRASYFHPC, from the exons ATGGCTATTGACAATCCCTCTGCAACAATACAAGTTACTAGACCAAGCCAATCGTCCTTTAGCTCTAGCAGTGAAAATATGACACCTTTGCATGTCTCTGCTGCCACCGTAAATGGGGATGGTTATGACAGTGATGGATCCTATTTTGCTCCTCC CTTGGACTCCTTGTGTCATCATACCAGCAGCAAAGAAAACTTAACAACCTTCATGATTCGCTTATTGTTTGAAGTTCTGAATGCTTGTTTACAAATTATGGGTGGGAGTGGGCTATACCAATCT GAAAGTGAAAGTGAGGATGATGGTCTTGACAtgggtgatgatgatgatgttgaggAACCTGAAAATGAACCAGAGGCTGTTAGGAAAGAACCAACCATTGAGAAACCTGCTCCTGTTTCAGCACCACCCAAAGATGGTGAAAGGCAACTGTCAAAGAAAGAgcttaagaaaaaggaaatggcAGAGTTGGATGCACTTCTACATGAAATGGGCATtgcaaataaagatagtaatactGCACAAAATGAGACAGCTG ACAAGAAGCAACTGGAGCAAAGTAGTgaaggggagaagaaagaaagtgtTGGTGCTCCTTCAGAGAACAGaatcttaaagaagaagaaatccaagaaagaaaaatCATCAAAGGAACAGGAGGAGCATGATCAGAATAAGAAGAAAGGAGACATTGAAGCTGAAGTGGCAGATGCATCTGCAGTTAACGTAAAGGAAAGGATAAAGAAGGTGGCCTCCATGAGGAAGAAGAAATCAAGCAAAGAGATGGATGCcgaacagttgaataaaagggcttctta tttCCACCCCTGCTAA